Proteins co-encoded in one Arachis hypogaea cultivar Tifrunner chromosome 13, arahy.Tifrunner.gnm2.J5K5, whole genome shotgun sequence genomic window:
- the LOC112732512 gene encoding uncharacterized protein: MTRFVEATNEIPNLNPEVHLHALKSGLRPGKFQESIVIAKPKTLAEFREKATTQIEFDTYTPFNTKREDIVKDILHSKLIKPPSRAGTYQDQRHVDKFKYCAFHQKYGHTTDDCVIAKDVLEKLARQGLLDKYIDTRGQRKNTEGLGNQQKTIDNPRDKGRKVENDNNPPRRIINCISGGFAGGGCTSSARKRSYRAMMTMTESVIPRPNNSDKPGISFNSDDYKAADRNLDDPVVISAQVGEPLVKKILMDPGSSADVLFYSTFQKMNLCDKLLQPSSGELVGFSGERVSIRGYIWLKTTFGDYPNSKTLEIQYLVVDCKSPYNIILGRPSLNAFNAVISTVHLCVKFISQDNKVVTIHGDQKEARQCYNASLKNEQPKHLDQQYVQAVYNSDQLHALADLDPRTNNQERPMPLDDLTKVQLASNKDRYTYLGNALKEAERTQLVELLRQNIDLFAWTPADMPGIDPNVICHKLAINPSIRPIAQKKRHLGTDKRTASLEETQKLLSAGFIKELKYSTWLANVVMVKKNNGKWRIFMDAYSGYNQILMHEGDQDKTAFITDNGNFCYKVMSFGLKNAGATYQRLMDKIFSKQIGRNIEVYVDDMVAKSTQTSNHADDLTEIFQQLRKYNMKLNPEKCAFGVQSGKFLGFMLTCRGIEANPEKCQAILNMRSPRTIKEVQQLTGRLAALARFLPCIAQRSHHFFKKLRKQEQFHWSEECEIAFTELKTLLTTPPILRTLETGKPLYLYLSITYYAISSVLVTEIDKQQHPVYFVSKSLQGAESRYPKLERLALALVITARRLRHYFQSHTIIVRTEQPLRQILTRPELAGRLIKWSIELSEYDIQYQSRGAIKSQALADFVAKLTQEDTSPQEDPWTLYVDGASNSKGSGAGILLENSQGIQLEQSLQFTFQASNNQAEYEALIAGLCLAQTMGITKINVKCDSLLVVQQVTGNFQVKDPLLEKYNAMVNNLIRRFDRFDILHIPREQNNRADLLSKLATTRSQYNSPVLSQLTLDEPSVTLTTMASVS, from the exons ATGACCAGATTCGTAGAAGCAACTAATGAGATACCCAACCTGAACCCCGAAGTCCACCTCCACGCCCTTAAAAGTGGCCTCCGCCCTGGGAAATTCCAAGAGTCCATCGTCATAGCAAAGCCTAAAACCCTGGCCGAGTTCCGAGAAAAAGCAACAACCCAAATCGAG TTCGACACATACACTCCCTTCAACACAAAAAGAGAGGACATAGTGAAAGATATCCTACATTCCAAGCTCATCAAACCACCAAGCAGAGCCGGCACCTACCAGGACCAGAGACACGTGGACAAATTCAAGTACTGTGCTTTTCATCAAAAGTACGGCCACACAACGGATGATTGTGTGATAGCGAAGGACGTGCTTGAAAAATTAGCACGCCAGGGACTGCTGGACAAATACATCGACACACGAGGTCAAAGGAAAAACACTGAAGGCCTCGGCAACCAACAAAAAACAATCGACAACCCCCGAGACAAGGGGCGAAAGGTAGAAAACGATAACAACCCACCCCGTcgaataataaattgtatttctGGTGGTTTTGCAGGTGGAGGATGCACGAGCTCGGCGCGAAAGAGGTCATACCGAGCCATGATGACTATGACAGAATCAGTAATACCTCGGCCGAACAACTCGGACAAACCTGGAATATCATTCAACTCCGACGATTACAAGGCCGCTGACCGAAACCTAGACGACCCTGTGGTCATTTCTGCACAAGTTGGAGAGCCCTTGGTCAAAAAGATCCTCATGGACCCAGGGAGCAGTGCCGACGTATTGTTCTATTCAACGTTCCAGAAAATGAACTTATGTGACAAACTCCTACAACCGTCATCCGGAGAACTGGTAGGTTTCTCAGGTGAGCGAGTCTCTATCCGAGGTTATATTTGGTTAAAAACTACTTTTGGGGATTACCCCAACAGCAAAACTTTAGAAATACAATACCTGGTAGTAGATTGCAAAAGTCCCTATAACATTATCTTAGGCAGGCCATCGTTGAATGCGTTCAACGCTGTTATTTCCACTGTACATTTGTGTGTCAAGTTTATTTCACAGGACAACAAGGTGGTGACAATCCATGGAGACCAGAAGGAGGCCAGACAATGCTATAACGCCAGTCTAAAAAACGAACAACCAAAACACCTTGACCAGCAATATGTCCAAGCAGTATATAACTCAGACCAGCTACATGCCCTGGCAGACTTGGACCCAAGAACAAATAACCAGGAACGACCTATGCCCCTTGATGACCTCACCAAAGTACAATTGGCAAGCAACAAAGATAGATACACATACCTCGGAAACGCACTAAAGGAAGCAGAACGAACTCAACTGGTGGaactcttgagacaaaacatcgACTTATTCGCCTGGACTCCAGCAGATATGCCCGGAATTGACCCGAACGTTATCTGCCACAAACTTGCAATAAACCCGTCAATCCGACCTATAGCCCAGAAGAAGAGACACTTAGGAACTGACAAGAGGACAGCCTCCTTGGAGGAAACCCAGAAATTATTATCCGCCGGGTTCATCAAGGAGCTCAAGTATTCAACGTGGTTGGCCAACGTCGTGATGGTAAAGAAAAATAATGgcaaatggaggat CTTTATGGATGCCTACTCCGGTTACAACCAAATCCTAATGCACGAAGGAGATCAAGACAAAACCGCCTTCATCACCGACAACGGTAACTTCTGCTACAAAGTCATgtcattcggactcaaaaacgcaggcGCCACTTACCAACGCCTCATGGATAAGATCTTCTCAAAACAAATTGGACGAAACATAGAAGTCTATGTCGACGACATGGTAGCAAAATCAACACAAACGTCAAACCACGCCGACGACTTAACAGAGATCTTCCAACAACTTcggaaatacaatatgaaactcAACCCTGAGAAATGTGCCTTTGGGGTACAAAGTGGGAAATTTCTCGGCTTCATGCTCACGTGCCGAGGTATAGAAGCAAACCCAGAAAAATGCCAAGCCATTCTTAATATGCGAAGTCCGAGGACAATAAAGGAAGTGCAGCAATTGACCGGCCGACTTGCGGCACTCGCAAGGTTCCTACCATGTATAGCGCAACGATCGCATCACTTCTTCAAAAAGTTGAGAAAACAAGAACAATTCCACTGGTCCGAAGAATGTGAAATAGCCTTCACAGAACTCAAAACACTACTCACAACACCCCCAATCCTCCgaacgctagaaacaggtaaaCCGCTATATCTGTACTTATCGATCACTTACTACGCTATCAGCTCCGTTTTGGTAACAGAAATAGACAAACAACAGCATCCGGTATACTTCGTCAGCAAATCACTTCAGGGTGCCGAGTCCCGCTATCCAAAGCTAGAAAGATTAGCTTTAGCACTTGTTATAACAGCCAGACGACTACGGCACTACTTTCAAAGCCACACCATCATAGTCAGAACAGAACAACCCTTAAGACAAATACTGACGAGGCCCGAACTGGCGGGAAGGCTAATCAAGTGGTCCATCGAGCTTTCAGAATATGACATACAATACCAGTCCAGAGGCGCTATCAAATCACAAGCGTTAGCCGACTTCGTCGCCAAACTGACACAAGAAGACACATCTCCTCAGGAAGACCCATGGACGCTATACGTCGACGGGGCCTCAAACAGCAAAGGCTCCGGAGCAGGAATACTCCTCGAAAACAGCCAGGGAATACAACTCGAACAATCACTACAATTCACCTTCCAGGCAAGtaataaccaagcagaatacgaagctTTAATAGCAGGACTATGCCTAGCACAGACCATGGGAATAACAAAAATAAACGTCAAGTGCGACTCACTCTTAGTAGTGCAACAAGTAACAGGTAATTTTCAGGTAAAAGATCCACTTCTTGAGAAATACAACGCAATGGTTAACAACCTCATCAGAAGATTCGACAGATTCGATATTCTTCATATACCAAGGGAACAAAACAACAGAGCAGATCTCCTCTCCAAGTTGGCAACAACAAGAAGTCAATACAACAGCCCCGTGTTGTCACAACTAACACTGGACGAACCCAGCGTCACCTTAACAACAATGGCTAGTGTTTCATAG
- the LOC112736856 gene encoding arabinosyltransferase RRA3, whose amino-acid sequence MIGRREGALMRNNGSHSLWKSKVVTAVAIGVLIGCVFAFLFPNGFFYSVPTSTPNRHLSLAGSKTQENPAECESSDRLNMLKSELVAVSDKNAELKKQVRELTERLRFAEQGKDQAQKQFLALGKQQKAGPFGTVKGLRTNPTVVPDESVNPRLAKLLQKIAVKQELIVALANRNVKEMLEVWFTNIKRVNITNYLVVALDEEIEQFCQSNQVPVYKRDPDAAVDNIGKTGGNHKVSGLKFRILREFLQLGYGVLLSDVDIVYLQNPFDHLYRDSDVESMSDGHDNRTAYGYNDVFDEPAMGWARYAHTMRIWVYNSGFFYIRPTIPSIELLDRVATRLSQEDAWDQAVFNEELFFPSHPGYEGLHAARRTMDMYLFMNSKVLFKTVRNDAKLSKLKPVIVHVNYHPDKLPRMKAVVEFYVNGKQDALKAFPEGSNW is encoded by the exons ATGATTGGACGCAGAGAAGGAGCATTGATGAGGAACAACGGTTCCCATTCTCTTTGGAAATCGAAGGTTGTAACCGCCGTAGCAATTGGGGTCCTCATTGGTTGCGTCTTCGCGTTCTTGTTCCCAAATGGTTTCTTCTACTCTGTTCCCACTTCAACCCCAAATCGCCACCTTTCTCTTGCCGGATCCAAAACCCAG GAAAATCCAGCTGAATGTGAATCCTCTGATCGGCTCAACATGTTGAAATCAGAGTTGGTGGCAGTATCAGATAAAAATGCTGAGCTGAAAAAACAGGTGAGGGAATTGACAGAGAGGCTGCGGTTTGCGGAGCAAGGGAAAGATCAGGCTCAAAAgcagtttcttgcattgggtaaacagcaaaaagctggacctttTGGTACCGTCAAGGGATTAAGAACTAACCCTACTGTTGTTCCTGATGAATCCGTGAACCCAAGGTTGGCAAAGCTATTACAGAAAATCGCAGTTAAACAAGAGCTTATAGTTGCGCTTGCAAACAGAAATGTGAAGGAAATGCTGGAGGTCTGGTTCACCAACATCAAGAGAGTAAACATAACCAATTATCTGGTTGTTGCTTTAGATGAAGAGATTGAACAGTTCTGCCAATCAAATCAAGTCCCAGTGTATAAGAGAGATCCGGATGCAGCTGTTGATAACATTGGCAAGACAGGAGGGAACCATAAGGTCTCAGGGCTTAAATTCCGTATTCTAAGAGAATTTTTGCAGTTGGGGTATGGTGTTCTTCTATCAGATGTGGACATTGTATATTTGCAAAATCCCTTCGATCATCTATATCGGGATTCAGATGTGGAGTCCATGAGTGATGGCCATGATAACAGGACGGCTTACGGTTATAACGATGTCTTTGATGAACCTGCAATGGGTTGGGCTCGATATGCACATACCATGAGGATATGGGTGTACAACTCTGGTTTCTTCTATATCAGACCAACAATTCCCTCCATTGAACTTTTGGATCGTGTGGCAACTCGACTTTCCCAGGAGGATGCATGGGACCAGGCAGTTTTCAACGAGGAGCTCTTTTTCCCCTCGCATCCAGGCTATGAAGGGCTACATGCTGCAAGAAGAACTATGGATATGTATCTGTTCATGAACAGCAAGGTTCTTTTCAAGACAGTGAGGAATGATGCTAAGCTAAGCAAGTTGAAACCGGTAATTGTTCATGTGAATTACCACCCTGATAAGCTTCCGCGAATGAAAGCGGTTGTCGAATTCTATGTCAACGGGAAGCAGGATGCTCTCAAAGCTTTCCCTGAAGGCTCAAATTGGTAA